Genomic segment of Rhodococcus sp. W8901:
TGCCGGGGAACAACTCCCGGCCCGCCCATTCGGCCATGGCCGGCTGGGCGACGATCTCCCGGGCCCGGCGGATGCCCTGGATCATGATGTTCATGTCGTAGGGGTCGGTGAAGTACCGCGGATCCACCTTCGGCTTGTCCCGGAAGTCGATGCTGCGCAATCTGACCGTGCCCCGGGATCGGGCGTGGGTGACGTTGGGTGTGAGGCAGAAGGCGTTCTCCGACGTCGGATAGCCCTGCCGCACGGTGTGCATGTCGAACGGGACGCTGCCGTAGTGGAACATCAAATCGGGGCGGTCCAGGTTCTCCTGGGTAGGGGAGAAGATGCCGATCTCCCACCACTGGGTCGATCGGGTCACCATGGGCTGCTTTGCCTCCCACTGGATCACGCCTTCGGGATGGTCCTGCAGGTTGCTGCCCACACCGGGGGGGTCGACGAGCACCTCGATGCCCATCTCCCGTAGGTGCTCGGCGGGGCCGACACCCGAGAGCATCAGCAGCTTGGGGGAGTCGATCGCGCCCGCCGACAGGATCACCTCGCGGCGCGCCGTGATTCGCCGCGAATGGATGCCGTCCTTCAACAGCACATCCACGCCGACGCACCGGCCGTCCTCGATCGGCACCTTCTTCGCCCAGTGATCGGTGAGGACCGTCAGGTTCTCCCGGTCGAGGATCGGGTGCAGGTACGACACCGATGACGACGAACGCACGCCGTCCTCGCGCCCATTGATCTGGAAGAAGTTGGCGCCGTTGACGATCGTCTCGCCCTCGTTGAACGTTGCGCGGGGGATACCGGCCTGCTCGCACGCGTCGAGGATCGCGACACCGCACGGGTCGTTCGGTGGGACGTCGCGCAGCACCGGCCGTCGTGGCCGTGGTGGTCGCCGGGTCGCGAGTTGTTCTCCAGGCGCTTGACGAGTGGGAAGATCGCCTCGGCCTCCCAGCCGGTGCAGCCGAGGTTGCCGGCCCACTCGTCGAGATCCTCGCGCGGCGGCCAGAACGCGATGCACGAATTGTGCGACGAGCACCCACCGAGCACCCGCGCCCGGGCGTGCCGCATGAACGAGTTGCCGTGTTCCTGGGGCTCGATGAGATAGTCCCAGTCGTAACCGGATTCGAGCAGCGCCATCCAGTCCTCGAGGATCAGGATCTCGTCGAGCCCGACGTCGCTGGGCCCCGCCTCGATCAGCGCGACCGTCACCGAGGGGTCCTCGCTCAGCCGCGCCGCGACCGCGGCGCCCGCCGACCCGCCACCGACGACAACGTAGTCGTACTCGTGCTCCTGCTGGGACGTCATGCTCACTCCTTCTCCGATCTCCGATCGCTCCGAGCTCCGGTCCGTGAACCACCCGCTCACCGGGAGCGATGTTCTGATAGACGTGCTTGGCCTCGCGGTACTCGTCGAGGCCCGTGGGTCCGAGTTCGCGGCCGAAGCCGGACTCACCGAAGCCACCCCACTCCGCCTGCGGGAGGTAGGGGTGGAAGTCGTTGATCCACACCGTGCCTGCGCGCATCCGGTTCGCGACCCGCTGCGCCCGGCCGGCGTCCTGCGTCAACACCGCACCGGCCAGGCCGTAACGCGTGTCGTTGGCGATCCGCACCGCGTCCTCCTCGTCGGTGAACGTCTCCACGGTCACGACCGGACCGAAGCCCTCGTCGACGACGACGGACATGCCCTGCCGGACGCCGTCGAGCACGGTCGGCAGGTAGTAGTAGCCGCTCTCCAAATCACCGGAGCCCCACTCGCCGCCGCAGCGCAGCACGGCGCCCTCCTCGACCCCCCCTGCGGACGTATGCGCTGACCTTGTCGCGGTGGGGGTTGGCGGCCACCCACCGTCCGGTGGGTGGCCGCCAACCCTTTCGGCGGTCGACTTGTCGATCGACGGTGGGGAAGAGGCCGGAACCGCTGTAGCCCCTTTTCGCTCGGACCGGGCACTCGGTATGGATGTGATTCGGGTGGCGAGTCCAGGTGCGGTGGTGTATCGGCGCAGGCGGTAGCTCTACTATTGGCCAACTGTGACGAGTACAGAGGACCACGCGCAACGCGCGCCCGAACGGGAAGCCGGCACCGGGATGTTCGGATGGGCGCTGCACGGCGACGGCCGACGGATCAGCGACGGCGCGGTGGTCGCACCGCACGAGCGGCTGTCGTGGCCGCGCACCATCGGCATCGGGATGCAGCATGTGATCGCGATGTTCGGCGCCACCCTGCTGGTGCCGACGATCACCGGCTTCCCGGTCACGACGACGCTGCTGTTCTCCGGCATCGGCACCGCGCTGTTCCTCATCATCACGCGCGGGCGGATCCCGAGTTACCTCGGTTCGTCGTTCGCGTTCATCGCGCCGCTGACCGCGGCCGCCGGTGACGGGCCCGCCGCGCAGCTCGGCGGCGTCCTCGCCGCCGGTGTCGTGCTGATGCTCGTCGGCCTGGCGGTGAAGTTGATCGGCGCCCGCGTGATCGACGCGGTCATGCCGCCGGTGGTGACCGGCGCCGTGGTCGCGCTGATCGGCCTCAACCTGGCGCCCACCGCGGCCGGGTCGTTCCAGGCGCAGCCGTTGATCGCCGCGGTGACGCTCCTCGGCATCCTCCTCGCCACGGTGATC
This window contains:
- a CDS encoding GMC family oxidoreductase — translated: MGIEVLVDPPGVGSNLQDHPEGVIQWEAKQPMVTRSTQWWEIGIFSPTQENLDRPDLMFHYGSVPFDMHTVRQGYPTSENAFCLTPNVTHARSRGTVRLRSIDFRDKPKVDPRYFTDPYDMNIMIQGIRRAREIVAQPAMAEWAGRELFPGTDVQTDEQIADYIRRTHNTVYHPVGTVRMGPDADSPLDPQLRVKGVQGLRVADASVMPKIVAVNPNITTMLIGERCADLIRNS